AATTGAGTGTATTTTATAGcgcatattttaattttattccaaGTGTTTTTATAGTACAGAGTATCTTACAACTGCtactataaaaataaatatacgTCGAATTTTCAACTaatattgatttaattttcaatcgtCGTACTTTTATAGAAACATAAGGAAAAATGAATAGCGGATGCATGCCACAAGTGCACTTCAGTTTTTTTATTCAGTGAGACGGTTCGATGGTACATGGTGTCTTGCGATTTGTTGAATTGCGTTGAACCAAAGTGTAAAGTCGATGGCCAAACATATGACCATACACTTGCATTCCTGACAGCCAGCATTCTGCATTTTATGCGTTGTCGAACTTTGAAGGAATGAGAAGCTGATACTACTGGTATTTTAAAGACATGTTTCGTATTAAATggtcaaataaaacaaatatgaaactttttatttaaataatactACCACAAATATTTTAAGTTACCATTCAATTGAATTAATATTTAAATGCGTTCACATATATTTGGAATTTTAATTTCCCGTCCAGGAATATTCTCAAAAAGGACTAAATACAACATTGGGTTTCAAAATTGTGGCCTAAATTGTTATTTGACTCAATagaatttttcttctaaaagtCCCAAATCATATTTTCATAATCAGGAcggttatgattttttattttttttttagtgtGGGGTGCGGAACGTTCAAACCTGTTCAAACTGGCCCCTcctaaaaatgatatttttacgtttttttggGAGAACGGACAGCTTTGACATATTTttgtctcaaaagtaacatatttatatattgttacaaagctcttagaCAGATCTATGCAATATATAGGCTTGATAATGTAGTCAAGAATTTAGATTTTAGTaattttgtaaaagcatattttacgcaatatttaacgaacaaaacaatTTGGTACCCCGCAGTAAATCATCGTGCACTACACTATTGAGCTCTTAAGCATTGAGGGCCATGAATAATATTCTGaccaaattcaccattttgagAGATACTCGAATTTGCAAAATTGTCCATTTTTACCTTaattctcgtatactaagtatgtATGCGTAGAAGCTATaaatatgatcgctccaaaaacatttAAAAGAAAGCCCATAGtattgtataccgatcgactcagtttgaggtgatgtctgtgtgtacgtgtgaTAAAATCTGTATGTGTGTAATCAAAAATGATCTTAactatttttcaggcacttaccctaaaccgatttactcgcaacaaatttcattcattttcattagagaatcagaatcaaaattaattgcctatattccggggattaagctacctgacttggacattaatttacaacgttgtgaaaactcatatgtgaatatgtacattatgtggaagatattgatttgaaaaatgtattggaggtaaccactttcccttcgatggcaCTCAAACCCACGACCcttagtacgctagactggtgctttaaccaactaagctacgaagaaccTCTGTCGGCCTTTTAGCAACCTatcggctactgaacgagctcgagattcctaaattggacgcatagtcaaataactcgcaatccatttgtcaagccaacacttccacatgtgtgtagtacacgttcacattagaggagcgtaagtatttagaatgtctggcggctacacaaattcttcattaGCAACTGtacacaggaaaaaaaaaacgtggtaaaaactactattttgtagactacgctctgtttttaaaactatcatgaaatttcagtaaattttaccatggtttcagagaaattcaccactgttttagttcatgtgacaacattccgcatgggttacagttgatttttactgcgcccatggtaaaatcaaacgggtttgttatctgctgaaaatcgtcggtgcatattcttaaaataaccctcggaatggtagtttcgactgcaatatttttttgcgtgtactgATCAAGTCAGGTTGTgtgagctatttgccagtcgatcgtcaagctcagaccagaccgcattgcgtaggcaataGCACGCAATTCAGGTTGagttcaatcaaaatttattgccTTATAAATACAttagggttctttcacaaattacgtaacgctgaagggggagggaggagGTCAAgccgttacgatccatacaaaaaaattaaaccttccatacaaaaagtgttacgtgggggagggtgggggttcaaaatcaccaaatttagcgttatgtaattttagaaagaatccTTAGAGAATGTTGTTCTATTGTTTTCTATAAAAATGGGCTGGATCGGACTGTGGGCTCAAAAGCTAagaccaaaatacattttctttcatacactaattacataagcagttatggggggagggggtctgccattttccatatgaataaaaaaatatttgtgtgGGTAAAATCTTACTTGGGGGAGGGGTTGAAAAAAACCaggaaaattgcttacgtattTAGTGTACTGCACCttatacgtttttttttttgtatgggggaacagttcggcacttcatctcatagcctCCATATCCCccataaaaaacaaaacaatgaaaagtaatttgatttgtttttctttttatttttatgatttttttcagcagtgagcacgtatgttagcaaaaaaaagcaacaagattggccgaacatttgaaaagtttGACTGATGGTTaatgcgtcgaagacaaagtaccgagcgcgacagggtctgcctgggaagcagtgttaccaTATAGGAGATACATCGAGTTGGTCGAGGAATTCTTCTACATTAGAtctttgctaacggctgataataatgttactcgtgaaatacgaaggcgcatttCCCTACTAAggactgcggtcaaaaaagagcgagcgtggggcgcaactgaagatggagagatgcggctttGAACCGTGCCTTGTTACGTCAAAATATTGATTCACGTTATCTATTTAGCTTAATAAATGAAGTGAAGTTTCGAAGAATCTATACAATCAGAAACAAATAATATTGTTATTGTTATCATCTATTTTTGCTTGTAAACAGCTCCCGTGATGCCATTTTTATGAATAATACACAATCTGAGGAAATTGAATTTATGGTTCAGCATAatagaagaaaataaatttgattCACTTACTTATCGCCGACTTCCAGGGACACAACAGGTGCATTACAGTTAGGATCCAACTTAGAGGCTTGCTCGGAAATTGCGACAATTATCCCAGCTGTCTTTTCAGATGCACTCCCCCTTGCTGAAACAAGAGATAAATTGAattgtttaatttgataaaaatgtgTCAGTTGTAGCATACAATCGTTCCGAATTATTTAGAATTAGTTAGGCATTTTGTTATAACAGTTGAAGCAGAAATACTGATATTATTTAACATGGCGTCCGTTGACCCTTCCATGAATTGTCTTGTCCGTTGTTAAATATATTGTCCCTATGGTAATTGGTGATGAGTACAATCGTTGCGTAATTTACTAAATTGGTGCATCAAAAAACGATAGCAGGCTAGTGAGACTAGTATACAAGACCTTTGCTCATGTCAAAGAAATATGataaatcaagctctatctggaataagggcgaatgtcgcaagagaggatgttacgtttagttttgattttgaattaatAAGAAATAATTAGTAAGTAAACGAACGCAAACACAAATTGGAAGAAACAATAGCGCAACAAGCGGAATGCACTTTTGATCCAGTGCAGATTTTTCGAACTTCAACTGCCATGTCAAGAGCGCTCCGTGTACACGAACAACATGGAACAGACCTATCGGACAATGACGTTTCTCAAATTGACATCTGCCCGCATGCACACGCACACACCATCGTACGTCGCACAGAAAGTGAACGCAAGAAACGAAAAGTCATCGTCACTCGTCACCCACCTCTTGCCTGCGTCGaatggcaaaaaaaaagtaGATTTCTTTAAGGCCTGTGAAAGTGGTCAGTGCAGTGCTAAGAAAAAGTGTTGAAATTCCGGACCGTTTCGTGTCTGGTAGGCGGCATCGTTCCGTCTCAGTGTTCGCTGGTGGAATCGCGATTGGTGACGCGGCGGACACAGGTGAGAGAATCCTGCCTTTTCTGGTGTATTGTGCTGACGACAACTTAACTTATAATAAACCGCAGGAAGCACGCACGTGCAAGTTCTCGGGATACGGCACAACGCCGCCGCGGGAAGAAGAGGCAACGCGCGCGAGTTTCATTCGTCCACAGCGCAACAGGAATCACGGAAGAGCGGGTCAATTATTGTTACTCCGACGGTAATTGCCATCAAAAGTTACAATTGAGGAGTCTAACCTCGCATTCTCTGCACTATTAGCTGACGAAGATCGAGCGCCTGGTGGTGTGACTGGTTAGAGGACAGGCTAAAACGCTCATCAAATTGAGCGGAAATACCCCACTGGGTAAGTGCCGGAAAGAAATTTGATTGTGGACATTTAGCTGAATAAATGATTCAACAGGGTTTTTCGGTGGAGCCAATTCCCATCATCGAGGTCCGGGAGTATCGTGATCGAGGCAGCGGTGCGACAAGGCGACGGGCGGATTGCCGATACATCGAGTGTGCTTCACTCGGCCGGCAGGGCCAAGTCGGAGGAAATTCGTTCGGGAACCAGCAGCCCTTCGGTGGATCACTCGGAGGGACCCCATCCAGTTACTTGGTCGCACTGGACGCCAGAGGGGTCTCCAGCAGAGTGATTAGGATGCATGCGTGGGACGGCAGTGAAATGCGACAGGCGAACAGTCGCGGCAGCGAGAGCTCCGCCGAGGAAATAGTGTAGGGGGACGCCCCGAACACAAAAAGGTACACAGAGTACGAAGAAGAAACCGTGAGTAAGGAAGACAAATGTTAGTTTGTAAGGAAATGAAGATATAGAGAAAGGAGAAGAGAGAGATGCTTAGGAGCTAGGAAGGAAAGTGGGATCAATCCCCAAATATATGTATTAAATTGAAGATTTGTGGTTTTTGCTGTTTTGTTGGTGCTTTAGCCCTCCAGTCTTAGTTGCTTTTGTCCGTTTTGGTAGTTCTGCTCTACCCGCTACCGGAAGCTCGCAATACTGGCGCCCAACTGAAAATCCACAATTATTACTACCATTTAgcgaaaatttttggtttgttttgtaatattttggttttgtgaTTTGGTTATCCCACCTACGATAGTCAAATTTTACTTTAACTCTTACGCATTATTGATATGGACTATGCACATTTGACAGACGAAGAGGTAACCTACGAGTTGGCTTTACGCCACGTAGTTAACCTAGGTCCTACCACCCATAGAGGAAAGATCCTCCGCCTCAAGGCTCTCGTTCAAGAGGAGACCTTGAGAGACAGTAAGCCCACTAGCTCAGACCACATAATGAGCTCACAATCAAACATCGAGCATTGTGAAGCTCAAATTCACCAATTGCACATTAGTACAGAATCGGCCATCCGCTCAGCCGATAGTACAGCACTAAACCAAATTCGGACGCGTCTTACACACTATCGCGACCGATTAAGTCTGATCCGTCCTCCGGTCGAATTGCATGAAACGCACTCGAGGCTCATCATGCAAGTCAATTTGTTGTTGAGCAAAGTGAACGGAACAAGTGCAGTGAATGGTGTTTCAAGAAGTGACAGTGCAGTGAACCAACCGCAATCCACTGGTGCTGTGAGAAGGTGCAACGCAGAAGAAGAAGTAGGAGCTTTTGGAGGAGCAGCAGATGCAACGATCCCAGTTGCTGACATTGTTAATCTGGGAACTCCGCCGCCGATATCAAACCAGCTACTTCAAGTAAATTCGTTCTCGGGCGGAAGAGGGCGAGGACTGCTATTTTCAAGCTCGTTCCAAGCACGCGACAACGAAGGCGAACTACATATGAATTCAGTCCAGCAAAGCAGTTCACCACCCCCTCCGTACCAATCGAGAGAACCACCAAACTGGAACGGTCCGGAAAGAAGAGCACAGGAACTAGAAGCCAGAATGAGGGAGATGCAGGACAGAGAACAACGCATTCGACAGGAGTACCAGAGAATGAGGGACGAACTGGATCGGCTTACTCGCCGAGAACAACCACGACCGATgcgagaagaagaaagaagaatacaGAAGGCGGTGCACAACTGGCCCTTCAAGTTCCGTGGGGACAAAGACACAACATCGCTCAACGTTTTCCTGGATCGGGTCGAAACTTTTGCGAGGTCAGAAGGCATGAGTGATGCGACGCTGCTGATTTCCATCAAGCATCTACTGCAGGAGGATGCAATCGACTGGTATGCACGGGCAACTTCACAACGTTTACTTCATACATGGAACGACTTCAAGCGCGAAATTCGGAAAGAGTTTCTGCCGAGTGGCTACTCGCAAATTCTTCGTCTGGAGGCAAGCTTCAGGTTCCAAGGAAGAGAGGAATCGTTCGCGAAATATTTTCGTGACATTTCCGCGCTTTTTCGCTTTGTGGAACCGCCCATTCCAGAGGAAGAAAAGTTTTTCCTGGTGAAGAAGAACATGAACGAGAACTATGCAGCTATCGTAACGGCAGCAAGGCCGCGTTCACTGGAGGAAATGGTTGAAGTTTGCACCGGATACGACGAAACACGAATGCTCTTGAGCAGacagcgccgaattccaattcCGCACAGTGCGCTTCTGGAGCCGAACTTTGCCACGCCGGTGACCGCAAACAGGGCGGCGATACTTCCGCAGCAACAACAACCACATCGTTACAACAGAGTTCACGCGGTGGAAATTGAAGATAACATTCTACGATGCGAGGCAGAGGAAGATGAAGCACGGGATACGTGGCAGCATAGTATCGACGAACTCGTAGAGCAGGTGAACGCGCTGAAGCTGAACATGGAGAAGAGCACCTGGCGTTCGAGCAACACGACGCGGAACGATCAGCAACCCAGATTTGCAGACAGAATTCGTCGACCCGAAGAAGTTCGCCAGCCGGTCGAAACTGTGGAACAACACAGAATGCAGCCACAGAGACAGCAACTCGTGCAATACCAACAACGgcagccacagcagctgctAGATCGCTCTCGAAGAACACAGAACTGGCAATCGCACCGGGAAGCTCCGAACTTTGAAGAAGCATTAGACCACGTTCCTCAGCAAAGCCATCCATGGCATCCAGAAGCCAGACGGGAGGAAATCCATCACGATGATCAGCGAGAAATTCCGCGCAACCAGCGGCCAATCATGGTTTGCTGGAACTGCGACGAAGACGGGCACAGGTTCATGGATTGCCCAAAACCACAAGCAATTCTGTTCTGCTACCGATGCGGACGAAAAGGCTACTCACTCCGTAGCTGCTTCACGTGTCGAGCAGATGCGGGAAACGGTCAAGCGGGGAACCGACAATAGAGGGGAACAGTTCTCCGCAACCCTTCGGACACCCCtccgaaattcaaaaattccagaACCTAGACTCAATCATCGTCAATCCCGGAAATGACAACCGTCCACATGCAGTGGTAACAGTGCTAGGCGACGAATTAACGGCGCTGCTAGACAGCGGGGCAAACTGCTCCTTGCTTGGAGGAAAGATGGTCGACCTGGCGGAGAAATACGGTCTGCAGAAAGGAACAGTTATAGGCGGAATAAAAACAGCGGATGGTACGAGGCACGCTATCTCCAATTTCGTACACCTTCCGATCTTATACAATAACCGCAACGAAGTTTTACCAGTACTGTTAGTACCCTCTATCCCGGACTGTATCATCCTTGGAATGGACTTCTGGGACATGTATGGCGTTAAAGCGGTATGCTGCAAGGTAGAAGCGGATAAAGAGGTACCAAGCGTTGGAGTGCAAAATGAGATGAGGCAGCTGTCATCACAACAGAGAATGCGACTGGAGCATGCGATCCGGAAATTCCCCAAAGCGGAAGCAGGCAGGTTGGGACGTACGAGACTGTACGAGCACCGCATCGACGTCGGAAATGCGCCACCGCGGAAGCAAAGGCATTATCCTATGTCGCCGTACGTTCTGCAGGAAATGAACAAGGAGATCGACCGAATGATAGCGCTCGATGTTATTGAAGAGGCACAGTTTTCCCCGTGGAACAACCCGTTGGT
The nucleotide sequence above comes from Armigeres subalbatus isolate Guangzhou_Male chromosome 3, GZ_Asu_2, whole genome shotgun sequence. Encoded proteins:
- the LOC134220383 gene encoding ragulator complex protein LAMTOR5 — encoded protein: MEEQVDQILDKVMSSPGNVGCLLANNQGLCIGARGSASEKTAGIIVAISEQASKLDPNCNAPVVSLEVGDKLCIIHKNGITGAVYKQK